One genomic region from Delphinus delphis chromosome 14, mDelDel1.2, whole genome shotgun sequence encodes:
- the NCOA7 gene encoding nuclear receptor coactivator 7 isoform X3 codes for MRRLPLDIQIFYCARPDQEPFVKIITVEEAKRRKSTCSYYEDEDEAALPILQPHSALLENMHIEQLARRLPARVQGYPWSLVYSTLEHGTSLKTLYRKSASLDSPVLLVIKDMDNQIFGAYATHPFKFSDHYYGTGETFLYTFSPNFKVFKWSGENSYFINGDISSLELGGGGGRFGLWLDADLYHGRSNSCSTFNNDILSKKEDFIVQDLEVWTFE; via the exons ATGAGAAGATTGCCCCTGgacattcagattttctattgtgCCAGACCGGACCAAGAGCCTTTTGTGAAG ATCATCACCGTTGAGGAGGCAAAACGCAGGAAGAGCACATGTAGCTACTATGAAGATGAGGATGAGGCCGCCCTGCCGATCCTGCAGCCCCACAGTGCGCTTCTGGAGAACATGCACATCGAGCAG CTGGCCCGACGCCTTCCAGCAAGGGTACAGGGGTATCCATGGAGTCTCGTATACAGCACATTAGAGCATGGGACCAGCTTGAAAACTCTCTACCGGAAGTCAGCATCACTAGACAGTCCTGTCCTATTGGTCATCAAAGATATGGATAATCAG ATTTTTGGAGCATATGCAACTCATCCTTTCAAGTTCAGTGATCACTATTATGGCACAGGCGAAACTTTTCTCTACACGTTTAGCCCTAACTTCAAG GTCTTTAAGTGGAGTGGAGAAAACTCTTACTTTATCAATGGAGACATAAGTTCTTTGGAACTTGGTGGTGGAGG GGGACGATTTGGTTTATGGCTAGATGCTGATTTGTACCATGGACGAAGCAACTCCTGCAGCACTTTTAATAATGATATTCTTTCCAAAAAGGAAGACTTCATAGTTCAGGATCTCGAGGTATGGACATTCGAGTGA